The Acropora muricata isolate sample 2 chromosome 7, ASM3666990v1, whole genome shotgun sequence genomic interval CTGGGTTTTGAAACACAAATTTTCTGAGCTTGAGGTCGCGCAAGACAACACCCGATTCGTGACAATGTGCAACCGAACTGACGATCTGGTGAAATAATTTGCTCGCTTCCTCTTCTTTCAGTCTTCGCTTCGTTCTAACATACGAATGTAAGTCCCCAAACGATCGCTCAAACAACACATAAGCGTATGAGTCACTGACCAAAATTTCAATTATCTTATTGATGCCTTCCTGAGGTGGCAGATGAAACATTGGTGCTAGTGTCTCCCGGAATTTATTTACGTCCAAAATCTTGCAAGCAAGTTCTGTTTTCGCTTCGGTATCTACCGCTTTGTGTAAGGAACTTCCACCCGGTCTTTCCAATAAAAGGTATTTACCAACCTTGCATATTTGTGGTAAATCATTTGTAGTTCGCTTCGTTGCTTGATGCGTTATGGTCAAGTTTGGTAATGGCGTAGGTTCAATATTTGTTTTGGATGCATTTCGCGAATAAGGATGGTAACGTATCGACGAAGAGTTCATTGAaaccaaaaatatttcagttagGATGAACTGTTCCCTTGTAGAACCAATCCAAACAGATCGAGGCAACCAAACCAACAGATTGCGTCTGTGGACAAGTTAACGTGTACTCCGTTTTTGCCAAGTAAGCCCTATGACGTTGCACCAAAGTGGCGATGCGATGGCGTAAGTCAGCTGACAAAGCGAAAAAATTTCGGTTGAAATTTCTTCGTTTTCCTCCAATTCTACCCTTGACGATCGAGAAATTCACTGGAAGGCCTCACTGGCCTTCCGCCTAGCAAACAAGGGAGAAAACGAGTGCCATGATGGTGCAATACTCAACTAGATTTTGATGATCTACTTTCGTAAGAGATTCGCATCTGAAGAAACACCGAAGCAATCTGACGCAATGAAGCCTTTTGTGTTGTTGAGGTTCGCGCAGACCCACCTCTCCATATTTGGAACTATTTCGTCACCAGTTAGGTCATCTGATGCAATTCGGGGCATCTGAttggcttattttcaaaatgctttacTTTAATTGGAAACGAAACTCTTCCGGTCAATTCTCTTCGTTTACTTCATCAAATTTGCATTTTCGTGCGGCAACGCATTTCATACCATTTGTTCAACGAATTGCGTTATTTCCCTGAAAAAGGCGACCCCAAAATATTGAAACCACAAATTTTCTTGCCAAGAATAGATCATGAAGACCTCTTTTGCGTCAGGTGACGAATCCCAAAGCAGTCATAGGACTCGTGCGTGAGCGATGCAAA includes:
- the LOC136922423 gene encoding tribbles homolog 2-like, whose product is MNSSSIRYHPYSRNASKTNIEPTPLPNLTITHQATKRTTNDLPQICKVGKYLLLERPGGSSLHKAVDTEAKTELACKILDVNKFRETLAPMFHLPPQEGINKIIEILVSDSYAYVLFERSFGDLHSYVRTKRRLKEEEASKLFHQIVSSVAHCHESGVVLRDLKLRKFVFQNPERTNVKLEGLEDAFPLDGPDDTLEDKHGCPAYVSPEILQASGGYSGKAADVWSLGVMLYTMLVGRYPFHDTEPSVLFTKIRRGHFTIPDTISSKAKCLIRSMMRREPTERLSAREILEHPWFVSSFHITGPCKVDQKLADQTVPDLASDDTPSFFN